A stretch of the Salvelinus sp. IW2-2015 unplaced genomic scaffold, ASM291031v2 Un_scaffold351, whole genome shotgun sequence genome encodes the following:
- the LOC112068250 gene encoding LOW QUALITY PROTEIN: F-box/LRR-repeat protein 20-like (The sequence of the model RefSeq protein was modified relative to this genomic sequence to represent the inferred CDS: substituted 2 bases at 2 genomic stop codons): MGKEVNGVSRSRFEMFSNSDEAVINKKLPKELLLRIFSFLDVVTLCRCAQVSRSWNVLALDGSNWQRIDLFDFQRDIEGRVVENISKRCGGFLRKLSLRGCLGVGDSALRTFSQNCRNIELLSLNGCTKITDSTCNSLSKFCPKLKHLDLASCTSITNLSLKALSEGCSSVEQLNISVXTSCDXGWHPGLAYDCCPGLKGLFLKGCTQLEDEALKHIGHTVAELVTLNLQTCSQITDEGLITICRGCHHLQSLCVSGCANITDAILHALGLNCPRLRILEVARCSQLTDVGFTTLARNCHELEKMDLEECVQITDGTLIQLSIHCPRLQVLSLSHCELITDDGIRHLGSGPCAHDRLEVIELDNCPLITDASLEHLKTCHSLDRIELYDCQQITRAGIKRLRTHLPNIKVHAYFAPVTPPPSVGGSRQRFCRCCILL, from the exons AATCTTCTCCTTTCTGGATGTGGTGACACTCTGTCGCTGTGCCCAGGTCTCACGG tcgtGGAATGTGCTCGCTCTGGACGGCAGTAATTGGCAGAGGATTGACCTTTTCGACTTTCAGAGAGATATCGAG GGGCGAGTGGTGGAGAACATCTCGAAACGATGTGGGGGATTCCTGAGGAAGTTGAGTCTGAGGGGCTGTCTGGGGGTGGGGGACAGCGCTCTGAG aacctTCTCCCAGAACTGCAGGAATATCGAGCTGCTTAGTTTGAATGGCTGCACCAAGATTACTGACAG CACATGTAACAGCCTCAGTAAGTTTTGTCCCAAGCTCAAGCACTTGGACCTCGCCTCCTGTACCTCAAtcaccaacctgtcactcaaAGCACTCAG TGAGGGCTGTTCCTCAGTAGAGCAGCTTAACATCTCTGTGTGAACCAGCTGTGACTAAGGATGGCATCCAGGCCTTGCGTACGATTGCTGTCCCGGACTCAAAGGCCTTTTCCTCAAGGGCTGCACACAG C TTGAGGATGAAGCACTGAAGCACATTGGGCACACTGTCGCAGAGCTGGTCACTCTCAACTTACAGACGTGTTCG CAGATCACAGACGAAGGTCTCATTACTATATGCCGGGGCTGTCACCATCTGCAGTCGCTGTGTGTCTCAGGTTGTGCCAACATCACAGACGCCATCCTCCACGCCTTGGGACTGAACTGCCCGCGCCTCAG AATATTAGAGGTGGCTCGCTGCTCTCAGCTCACAGATGTGGGCTTCACTACACTAGCAAGG AATTGTCATGAGCTGGAAAAGATGGACCTGGAAGAGTGTGTGCAG ATCACGGACGGCACACTTATCCAGTTGTCCATCCACTGCCCTCGTCTGCAAGTTCTG agcctgTCTCACTGTGAGCTGATTACTGACGATGGCATCAGACATCTGGGCAGCGGGCCTTGTGCCCACGACCGGCTGGAGGTGATCGAGCTGGACAACTGCCCCCTGATCACAGACGCCTCGCTGGAGCACCTGAAGACCTGCCACAGCCTGGACCGCATCGAGCTCTACGACTGCCAGCAGATCACCCGCGCAGGCATTAAGAGACTAAGG accCATCTACCTAACATCAAAGTGCACGCGTATTTCGCCCCCGTCACCCCACCCCCCTCGGTCGGGGGTAGTCGCCAGAGATTCTGTCGTTGCTGTATCCTGCTATGA